The window TAGCCGTTCGCGCAGGTCCAGGGCCACACTGTGGCTGGAGCGCTTGCGCTCGCCCTTTTCGGCCAGCGACACCGACAGGTCGCCCTGGTCGGGGCGGTTGCGCAGATAGTAGTGGCGCACCAGGCCGTTGAAATTGAACGGCGAGGCGGTCCCTGCGTAGGCGTCTATTGCTGTCACCTCGGGCAGGGTGCGGGTGATGACCGCCGCGTCGGACAGCGCCCGGGCGGTGCCCTCCAGCGAGGTTCCCTCCGGCATGTCCAGAACAACCTGCAACTCGGACTTGTTGTCGAAAGGCAGCAGTTTGACGGTCACAGTCTTGGTGGCGAACATGGCACCGGCCAGTAGGGTGGCCAAGCCCACGCCGATCAGGAAGGTCCAGGCGCTTTTGCGGGTGGCGATCACCTGGCTGGCGACGCGGCGATAGAGCGCGCCCAGCTTGCCCTCGCCGTCATGACCATGCCCGCCGGTCGTCAAGGTCTTGCGGGCGAAGCGGACCATCAGCCAGGGGGCGATGACCACGGCGACGAAGAACGAAAACACCATCGCTGCGGAGGCATTGACCGGGATCGGGGCCATGTAGGGACCCATCAGGCCCGAGACAAACAGCATGGGCAGCAGGGCCGAAACCACGGTCAGTGTGGCGACTACGGTGGGATTGCCCACCTCGGCCACAGCGTCGACCGCCGCGTCGATCCGGCTTCGGCCGTCGCTCATGGCCCAGTGGCGGGCGATGTTCTCGATCATGACGATGGCGTCGTCGACCAGGATGCCGATCGAGAAGATCAGGGCAAACAGGCTGACCCGATTGATCGTGTAGCCCATCAGGTTGGAGGCGAAGAGGGTCAGCAGGATCGTGGTTGGAATGACCACGGCGGTGACCGCCGCCTCGCGCCAGCCGATGGCCAGACCGATCAGCACTACGATTGACAGGGTGGCCAGGCCCAGATGGAAGAGAAGTTCGTTGGCCTTTTCATTGGCCGTGGCCCCATAGTCGCGGGTCACGGCCACATCCAGGCCTAGTGGCAGGAGGGAGCCCTTCAGGGCCTCGACACGGGCCAGAACGGCCTGTGAGACGACGACGGCATTGGCCCCCTTGCGCTTGGCGATGGCCAGGCTGACGGCGGGGGCCTGGCTCCAGACGCCGTCGGCACGGGCATAGCGCCAGGCGCGGGCCTGATCCTCGCGCGGCCCCTGGGCCACATCGGCGACATCGCGCACATAAACCGCTTGGCCGCTGGCTGAAGGCAGGGCCAGCAGGCCGATATCGACGGCGCTGGTCAGGCTCCGACCGGCCGTGACTTCGACCGCCCGACCGTCGCCGCGGATCTGCCCGGCGGGAAAGGCGCGGGTGGCCTGGCGGACGGTATCCATCAGGACGGCGAGTGACACGCCATGCTGGGCCAGGCGCGCGGGATCCGGGGCGACGCGGATTTCCTCGGGGCGGCCGCCGACAATGAAGGTCAGGCCCACATCATCGACCTTCGCGACCTCGGTGCGCAGCTTGCCTGCCAACTGATACAGCGCCTGGTCGGTCCACTGGCCCTGCGCGCCTGGCTTGGGTGCCAGGGTCAGAACCAGGCTGGGCACGTCATTAATACCCCGGGTCTGGATCAGGGGCTCAGCGATGCCGGCCGGAATGCGGTCGTAATTGGCGCGGATCTTCTCGTGGATGCGCACCGCCGCTGCGTCGGGATCAACCCCGACCTTGAAGCGGGCCGTGACCATCACCTGATTGTCGTCAGCGAAGGTATAGACGTGCTCGACCTCGGCGACGCTCTTGACGATGGTCTCCAGCGGCTTGCCGACCAGCTCAATGGCGTCGGGCGCACGCAGGCCCGGCGCGGCGACCATGATGTCGACCATGGGCACGCTGATCTGCGGTTCCTCCTCGCGGGGGATCGAGACCAGGGCCAGCAGGCCTACAGCGATGGCCGCCAGCAGGACCAACGGCGTCAGCGGCGACTGGATCGACGCTCTGGTCAGGCGTCCCGACAGCCCCAGATTCATCGGCCGGCCTCCGCCGGGGTCAGGATGTCGCCTGGACGCAAGCCCGACAGGACCTCAACCGTGTCGGCCGTGGCGCTCGCGCGAGCCTGAATCGGGGCTTCTGAGATCACCCCGTTGGCACCGACCAAACGGGCGTAGTCGACGCCGAACCGGGTGACGACATAGCGTCGGGGAATGATAATCGCCTGACGCTCGCCGATCTTTACGGCGGCACGTACGCGCTGGCCGATCAAATCGCCGGGCAGGTTGGGGGCGGCGACATCGGCGGTGACCTGGCCGCCCGTGATCGACGGATAGATCTGGGTGAGGGTTCCGCGGGCGGCGACTCCGCGAAGGTC of the Caulobacter henricii genome contains:
- a CDS encoding efflux RND transporter permease subunit; translated protein: MNLGLSGRLTRASIQSPLTPLVLLAAIAVGLLALVSIPREEEPQISVPMVDIMVAAPGLRAPDAIELVGKPLETIVKSVAEVEHVYTFADDNQVMVTARFKVGVDPDAAAVRIHEKIRANYDRIPAGIAEPLIQTRGINDVPSLVLTLAPKPGAQGQWTDQALYQLAGKLRTEVAKVDDVGLTFIVGGRPEEIRVAPDPARLAQHGVSLAVLMDTVRQATRAFPAGQIRGDGRAVEVTAGRSLTSAVDIGLLALPSASGQAVYVRDVADVAQGPREDQARAWRYARADGVWSQAPAVSLAIAKRKGANAVVVSQAVLARVEALKGSLLPLGLDVAVTRDYGATANEKANELLFHLGLATLSIVVLIGLAIGWREAAVTAVVIPTTILLTLFASNLMGYTINRVSLFALIFSIGILVDDAIVMIENIARHWAMSDGRSRIDAAVDAVAEVGNPTVVATLTVVSALLPMLFVSGLMGPYMAPIPVNASAAMVFSFFVAVVIAPWLMVRFARKTLTTGGHGHDGEGKLGALYRRVASQVIATRKSAWTFLIGVGLATLLAGAMFATKTVTVKLLPFDNKSELQVVLDMPEGTSLEGTARALSDAAVITRTLPEVTAIDAYAGTASPFNFNGLVRHYYLRNRPDQGDLSVSLAEKGERKRSSHSVALDLRERLARVALPAGASIKVVEAPPGPPVMATLLAEIYGPDATTRRAVAERVKGAFKSVPYIVDIDDSYGQARPGLRLVPDRDRLEALKVDDRQVLDSIAAAFGGQVVGYAHRGEGRDPLEISVRLPQSARSWDEGLAALPVAQIQGGRLVALGEVVTATREAGSTHIFRRDGRDVDMIMAELAGAYEAPIYGMMAVDKAIKAADWGDLPKPDIRMNGQPTDERKPTLLWDGEWEITWVTFRDMGAAFGVAILGIYVLVVAQFKSFRLPLVILTPIPLTLVGIVIGHILFRAPFTATSMIGFIALAGIIVRNSILLVDFIRHSQTGDRPLREVLLEAGAIRFKPIVLTALAAMIGAAVILFDPIFQGLAISLLFGLASSTVLTVLVIPAIYIVLRDDGVEEPPRSSV